CAACCATCTTATCGAGCTTTTTCAACTGTTCCAAGCCAATTGCGCCGCTCAACTCGAGCGGGCGGGCATTGTAACCGGGCAGAATAAAACGATACGCTTCATAAAAATCATCAGAACGTCTTTCAAAGATTTTTGTATCTAGTGGCAGATCTCGAATCCATCCATGGGCACGAAGCGATTTGGCGATATGATACGTCTCCTCATCTTCCGTAACGAGCACTCCCCCTTCCATGGTCGAGATATGATGGGAATAAAACGTACTGAAGGTACCGATATCTCCGAAGGTGCCACAGAGACGGCCTCCAAGCTCGGCCCCCATTGATTCGCAATTGTCTTCAAATAAATAGAGCCCATGCTCGTCACAAAATTTTCGAAGCCTGTCGAGCGCACACGGATTTCCCAGAATGCTGACAGCGACCACCATCCGGGTCTTTGGGGTCAGCGCCCGCTCCAGTTGGGAGGTGTCCATATTTAACGTGTCCAACTCGATATCGAGAAACTTAAGCTTTAGTCCATATTGCTGAAGGGGATAATACGTCGTTGACCAAGAGATGGAGGGAACGATCACCTCGTCTCCCCGTTTGAGAGGACGGTCTTTCTTATAGAAGAGAGCGGCAATACCAACCAGATTGGCAGTAGAACCGGAACTCACCATCAATGCGTGACGACTTCCAAATTTTTTTGCAAAGGCGGCCTCAAACTTTTTTACGTTCTCTCCCATGGTGAACATGCCGCTATCAATCACCCGGTGCATCGCCTCAATCTCTTCTTTTCCCCAAGAGGAGGCGGTCAGATCATACTCGATTTTTTGCTCTTCTTTTCCCGACTTTTTCTTTATCT
The Candidatus Manganitrophaceae bacterium DNA segment above includes these coding regions:
- a CDS encoding DegT/DnrJ/EryC1/StrS family aminotransferase, whose amino-acid sequence is MEYDLTASSWGKEEIEAMHRVIDSGMFTMGENVKKFEAAFAKKFGSRHALMVSSGSTANLVGIAALFYKKDRPLKRGDEVIVPSISWSTTYYPLQQYGLKLKFLDIELDTLNMDTSQLERALTPKTRMVVAVSILGNPCALDRLRKFCDEHGLYLFEDNCESMGAELGGRLCGTFGDIGTFSTFYSHHISTMEGGVLVTEDEETYHIAKSLRAHGWIRDLPLDTKIFERRSDDFYEAYRFILPGYNARPLELSGAIGLEQLKKLDKMVEIRRKNAELFTCLFKGDERFIIQRENGKSSWFSFTVILNPDLKIDRKKVMQGLKEAKINFRIITGGNFLRHDVIKYFDYECVGEIKNANIAHDQGFFVGNFPTDISEKIKYFHSVITKLA